A region from the Planktothrix sp. FACHB-1365 genome encodes:
- a CDS encoding response regulator, with amino-acid sequence MKTVLIVEDDQVNARVFSKILTKRGGLAVKHTENVEEVMEIARTREADLILMDVSLARSVYQGKAVDGIKITQLLKADPQTAALPIILVTAHAMAGDREDFLAQSGADDYISKPVIDHQKFVDKIKSLLPPEE; translated from the coding sequence ATGAAGACCGTTTTAATTGTAGAAGACGATCAAGTTAATGCTCGTGTTTTTTCAAAAATCTTGACAAAACGGGGTGGATTAGCCGTTAAACATACGGAAAATGTGGAAGAAGTGATGGAAATCGCTCGAACTCGGGAAGCAGACTTAATTTTAATGGATGTTTCCCTAGCCCGCAGTGTCTATCAAGGTAAAGCAGTTGATGGAATTAAAATTACACAATTGTTGAAAGCTGACCCCCAAACAGCGGCACTTCCCATTATCTTAGTAACAGCCCACGCCATGGCCGGAGATCGTGAAGATTTTCTAGCTCAAAGTGGGGCAGATGACTATATCTCTAAACCTGTTATTGATCATCAAAAGTTTGTCGATAAAATCAAATCTTTACTACCACCAGAGGAGTAG
- a CDS encoding tetratricopeptide repeat protein, producing the protein MPNRTLILSVAVTLSLWNVAQPVMGQALVPYTPPIDSEQLEQTGLGLLEEAAQLTRFQQYQLAVPRAELATQLIPENYQAWALLGSLYLQLEELDKGIELLQKASNLAPKEAGVQFILGEAYFKKGDYQKSIQSLETALKLDPNVPGALFDLGNAYYKLGRFEQAILQYEKAFAQEKNLWPAINNVGLVKYEQGEIDIAIAKWRQAISVDPKAAEPMLALAVALYKQGKTEEALSLGEAALRLDSRYANFDYLKENLWGDRLLNDTQKFLATPQIQKTLTQVKDTQPQSP; encoded by the coding sequence GTGCCCAATCGAACTCTGATTCTGTCCGTTGCCGTCACCCTTAGTTTGTGGAATGTCGCTCAACCCGTTATGGGACAAGCGTTAGTTCCCTATACCCCCCCCATAGACTCAGAACAACTTGAACAAACCGGATTAGGATTGCTGGAAGAAGCGGCTCAGTTAACACGATTTCAACAATATCAATTAGCTGTACCCAGGGCTGAACTCGCCACGCAATTGATCCCGGAAAATTATCAAGCTTGGGCGTTATTAGGCAGTTTATATCTGCAATTGGAAGAACTCGATAAAGGAATTGAGTTACTGCAAAAAGCCAGTAACTTAGCCCCCAAGGAAGCCGGGGTTCAGTTTATTTTAGGAGAAGCTTACTTTAAAAAAGGAGACTATCAAAAATCAATTCAATCCCTAGAAACGGCTTTGAAACTTGACCCCAATGTTCCAGGGGCGTTATTTGATTTAGGAAATGCTTATTATAAATTGGGGCGATTTGAGCAGGCAATTTTGCAATATGAGAAAGCCTTTGCTCAAGAAAAAAATCTTTGGCCAGCGATTAATAATGTCGGCTTAGTCAAGTATGAACAGGGAGAAATCGACATCGCCATTGCTAAATGGCGACAAGCCATTAGCGTTGATCCCAAAGCCGCAGAACCCATGTTAGCTTTAGCCGTTGCTCTGTATAAACAAGGTAAAACCGAAGAAGCTTTATCTCTGGGAGAAGCCGCTTTACGTCTCGATAGCCGTTATGCTAATTTTGACTATCTCAAAGAAAATCTTTGGGGCGATCGCTTATTAAACGACACCCAAAAATTCTTAGCCACACCTCAAATCCAAAAAACCTTAACTCAAGTTAAAGACACTCAACCTCAGTCTCCCTAA